Part of the Streptomyces sp. NBC_00457 genome, CGCTCGGGGTCCCGGGCGAACATGGACACCAGCTCGCCCTTGCCCGCCGAGACGAGCACCAGGTCGTACGTACGGGAGAAGTAGTCCAGGTCGGAGACGGCCGCACCGTGGATGACGAGCTGGCCGCCGCGCTGGGCGAACGTCTCCATCCAGCCGGCCATCTTCACTCGCTGGTCCACCGACTGCGCGTACCCGTCGAGTCGGCCCACCCAGTCGATCGCGCGGGCCGCGGGGCCCTCGCTCCAGGAGCCGGGGGCGGCGACCGAGACGCCGAGTCCTTCGATCTTCGGGGCCTGGGACTCCCAGAAGTTCAGCTGGAGATCGCGCTCGTGCTGCAGGGCCGTGTGGAACATGCACTGCGTGGACATGACGCGGCCGGCACGGATCTCGTCCGCCGTCCGGTTCGACATCACGGTGACCTCGTACCCGTGCGACTGGAGTCCGAGGGCGAGCTGGAGCCCGGACTGGCCGGCTCCGACGACGAGTATCTTCCGCATGCGGGTGGTGACTCCTAAAAACGACTGCTCAAGCGACTACTCAGGGGTGGCATCCAGCGCGTGGCCGACCAGGGCCAGGAGGGTCTCGATCACGGAGATCCTGCGCCGGGCGTCCATGATCATGACAGGTATGTGCGCGGGAACCGTCAGCGCCTCCCGCACGTCCTCCGGCTCGAACCGCTCGCTGCCGTCGAAGTGGTTGACCGCGACGACATACGGCATCCCGCAGCTCTCGAAGTAGTCCAGCGCCGGGAAGCAGTCCTTCAGACGCCGGGTGTCGGCCATGACCACCGCGCCGATCGCGCCGCGCACCAGGTCGTCCCACATGAACCAGAACCGCTGCTGGCCCGGCGTGCCGAACAGGTAGAGCACCAGGTCGTCGTCGAGCGTGAGGCGGCCGTAGTCCATGGCCACGGTGGTGGTCAGCTTGTCCGGGGTACCGGTGAGGTCGTCGGTGTCCTCGCTGGCCTGGGTCATCAGCGCCTCCGTCTGGAGGGGCGTGATCTCCGAGACGGCCGTGACGAGGGTGGTCTTGCCGACGCCGAAGCCGCCGGCGACGACGATCTTCGTGGCGACGGGGGCGCGGGCGAGCTGCGTCTGCCAGGACTGGAGGTTCTCGTCGGACTCGGGCTCGTGCTCGGGCTCGACGTAGGGGGAGACGCCTCTCGCGGCGTCAGAGACGACGGAGTCCACTCAGCACCCTTTCCAGCAGTGCCCGGTCCGGCCGGCCGGTGCCGTGGCCGGTTCCGGTGCCGTACACACGGATCTTTCCCTGGTCCGCGAGGTCGCTGATGAGCACGCGGACCACGCCGAGCGGCATCTTCAGCAGCGCGGCGATCTCGGCCACCGTGCGCATACGGCGGCACAGTTCGACGATGGCCCGCATCTCCGGCATCACGCGGGTGGTGAGGGAACCGTTCGTCAGTTCCCTGCGCTCCTCGGGGGCTTCGATCGCCGCCGTGCTCGCTACGAACGTCTCCACGAGGAGGACGTGCCCGAAGCGGGTGCGGCCGCCGGTGAGCGAGTAGGGGCGTACCCGGGCGGGCTTGCGGTCGGCGCCGCGGACGGGGAGCCTCTTCGGCCCACTGCTGCTCATCGGGTGCTCCCCGTCGACTCGGCTTCCAGGGATTGGCGGAGTTCGCTGCGGAGTTCGGGGGTCAGGACGTGTCCGGCGCGGCCGACGAACAGGGCCATGTGATAGGCCACCACGCTCATGTCGCAGTCCGCCGAGCCGTGGACGCCGAGCAGCGATCCGTCGCTGATCGACATCACGAACAGGCTGCCCTCGTCCATCGCGACCATCGTGTGCTTCACCGCGCCGAACTCCATGAGCTTCGCGGTGCCGATGGTGAGGCTGCCGATGCCGGAGACGACGGTGGCGAGGTCGGCGGAGGAGCCGCGGGGGCCGGTGGGGCGGGCGGCGATGGCCTCGCGGGCGGCGGCGTTGCGGCCCGGGTCGGAGGAGAGCAGGAGCAGTCCGTCGGAGGAGACCACTGCGACGGACTGGATGCCGGGCACTTCCTCGACCAGGTTGGTCAGCAGCCAGTGCAGGTTGCGGGCTTCACTGCTCAGTCCGAAGGTTCCGAAGGTACTGGGCGCGGTCAACTGCTTGCCTCCTCGACGGTGCCCCCCGTGGCTTCTTCGGCTTGTGCGTCATGTGTTGCGCGGGCGGTGGGAATTTCGTGCCGGCCCGTCTGTTCGGCGATCTCGGCCTCTACGTCGCGGTAGCCCGCCTCGGCTCCTCGGCGGAAGCCGCCCAGGCGGCGGCGTAGGGCTTCGGCGTCCACGGAGCTGCTGCGCGGGCGGGGTACGGATGTGGGCGCGGAGATTTTCGGGGTGCGTTTGGGCAGGCCCTTGTCGGTGACGGGCTCGTCGGGGGTGCGGTGGTGTTCCGCCTCGGCTTCGCCTTCGGCGGGTTCGTTCCCACCCGCACCACCCGTGCTGCTTTCGTCGTCGGGTGCGGGTGGCCCTTGTGGGGCGTCCTCGCCGTCGGCGGCCGCGGGTTCGGTCGGTGCGGGGGCGGGTTCGGTCAGTTCAGCCGCCGGTTCAGCCGTGGGTTCGGTCGGTGCGAGGGCTGGGAGCAGGAGCTCTATCGTCGTCTCGGCTGGGTGCTCCCGGGGGCTCGCCAGGTCCGGTACGGCCTTGTCGGCGTCCGCCGTTTCCCGTACGGCCTTCTCCGCCAGCGCTACCAGCGGGTCGTCGCCCGTCTCCGAACGGCCGTGGAGGACGTTGGAGTTGGCCTCGGCGTCCGCGCCCGGTGACGTCGACGGGACCTCGACGGACGGGGCGGTGGCCAGCAGGGCCTTGGGCAGGACGGCGACCGAGGTGATGCCGCCCTGCTTCTGGTCGCGCAGTTGGACGCGGACGCCGTGACGGTGGGCCAGGCGGGCGACGACGTACAGGCCGAGGCCGAGACCCTCCTCGCCCTGCTGGTCGTACGGCGCCTGCGGGTCGAAGTCGGCTAGGCGGGCGTTGAGGGCGGTCAGCCGGTCGGCGGTCATGCCGATGCCCTCGTCCTGGACGGAGAGCATGACCTCGCCGCTCTCGAGCAGCCAGCCGGAGATCTCGACGGGCAGTTCGGGCGGCGAGGACGAGGTGGCGTTCTCCAGGAGTTCGGCGAGCAGATGGCTCAGGTCGTCCGCGGCGAACCCGGCGATGTGGGCATGCGGCGGCAGCGCGGCGATGCGGACCCGCTCGTACCGCTCGATCTCGCTCACCGCGGCCCGCACGACGTCGATCAGCGGCACGGGCCCGGCGCTGTGCTGGACGTGCTCGGTGCCGGCGAGGACCAGGAGGTTCTCGCTGTGCCGGCGCATGACGGTGGCGAAGTGGTCGAGCTTGAAGAGGGTGGCGAGCCGGTCGGGGTCCTGCTCGCGCTCCTCCAGGCCCTCGATGACGCCGAGTTGGCGTTCGACGAGGCCGAGGGTGCGCAGGGCGAGGTTGACGAAGGTGGTGCCGATGCTGTCCCGCAGCCGGTCCAACTGGGCGGTGGACTCGGCGAGTTCGGCCCGCAGCTGCTCCCGGGCGTCGGCCATCTTCTGCCGCTGGCCGACCAGGTGCTTGCGGTCGGCCTCCAGCGTGGCGACCCGCTCGTGAAGGGCGGCGGCCTGCGCGTGCAGGGCGTTGACGGAGCGGACGACCTGAGCGAACTCGTCGTTGCGGCCGGTGAAGGTGACGGGTTCCTCGGCGGCGGGGTTCTCCGCGTCCGCCAGCCGGGCCGAGCCGCGCTTCAGGACGGACAGCGGGCGGGTGAGCGTACGCGCCATGGCCGTGGCGATACCGATGGTCAGCAGGATCAGCGCGCCGAGGACGGCGATCCGGATCTCCAGCTCGGTCACATCGTCGTCGCGCAGCTGGGCCAGGTCCTTCGTGCGCCGGTCGAAGAGCGCGGACTCGGCGCCGCGCATCGCGTCGATACGGGCGGACAGGGCGGCGTTCACCTTGTCGGCGCTGGTGCCGAGTTCGCCGTCGGAAAGGGCCGGCCGGTCGGTGAGGGAGGCGAGGTACTGCTCGCCGGAGTCGACCTCGGGACCGGTGACCGTGCGGTCGTACGAGGTCCGGGCCGGCTTGGGCGCGGTGTCGCGGAACTCGGCCAGGGCCGCGTCGGAACGCAGCCGGGCCTCCTGGGCGGCACCGGTCAGGGCGTCACGCTGCTTGGTGTCGGCGTCGGAGGACTGCGTGACCGTACTGGCCAGACCGGTGATGGGGTCGATGACCGTCTCGGTGGTGCGCGGGATGTTGAGCGCGGCGAGGAGCAGTCCGCGGGTGGCGGCGGCCTGCTGGACGGCGGAGTCCAGCTCGGCCAGGGCGTAGGCGCCGGAGCCCGCGCGGGGCGGCATCTCCTCGGCCAGCCGCTCGGCGAGGCGGTGGAGTTCGGCGATGGTGGCGGAGTAGGCGTCGTGCGTGTCGAGAGCACCGCTCTTTCCGGTGAGCGCCGCTCTCCGTACCGCCGCGATCCCGTCGAGGTCGGACCGCAGCGAGGCGGGTGCGTCCGGGTCGGCGCGCAACTCCTCGACCTGCCGGTCCACGCGGACGCTGCGCTGCTCGCTCGGCGCCTTGGACTTGGGCCGGCCGGCCGCGACGTACGAGGTCACCTCGTCCCGCTCGTCGGCCAGCGAGTGGGCGAGGGTGAGCGCGTCCTCGGTCTGCTCGGAGAGCGTCACCAGCGACTGGGAGTCGCTCAGCTGCCCCGAGGCGGCGACGATCGAGGGCGCTCCGGCCCCGGCGACGGCGGCGGCCACCACGGCGACAGCGACGATCAGCCGGTTGCGTACGTGGGTCGGGCGGCCCTGGCCGGCGAGTGTGTCCGACGTGTGCTCCGTGCCCCCTGGGGAGGCCGTCTGCTTGCCTGTACGACGAGGCCGCGTCTTCAGCACCGGTGCTCGCATTCCTGACTCGTGATACCCCTGGGCCCGGGTGGCGCGCTGCGTCAACTGGTGCTCCCAGCCGGTACGTCCGCCCGGTACGGATCCCGACCCTCCCACGCCGGTGGGCAGCGGTCGCGCATCACCTGACCCGCCACCCGAAGGAGTGAACCCCGGTCGGCAGTGGGCGGGCAAGTTCCCGTGGCGCCTCCGACGGGCCCCGGCGGCGGGCCGGTTGGACGTCCGCGGCGCACGATGGCATTATGTGCCGCCACGCCTTCCCGGAAGAAACCATTCCACCCCATTTCAGGCTTCTGACCTGCGAGGGTCCTGCACAAGTGCGCCAACTCGGCGACTGTTGCGCCCCTTTGACGAACCTCGTGAAGAGCTCGTGGAGACTGGCCGAATGCGAACCGAAGTTGTCTCGGAGCCCGGCGATCCGACCCACCCCAACGAGGACTTCGCGAGCCTCGCCCTCCCGGCTTCCGGACAGGGCGGCACGGTGGTCGTCCTGGACGGGGTGACACCCCCGAAGGACGGGACGGGCTGTCTGCATTCCGTCCCTTGGTACTGCGCACGTCTCGGCGGCGCCTTGACCGAACTGACCGTTTCCCTCCCGGATGTTCCGCTGGCCGAAGCCCTTGCCTCCGCCATCGCGCGTACCGCCGAGTCCCATGCGCAAACCTGTGACCTTTCTCACCCACGCACCCCACAGGCAACCGTGGTCCTGGCCCGCTGGTCACCCGAGACCGTCGAGTACCTGGTCCTCTCCGACTCGGCGCTCCTGCTGGAGTCCCCCGACGCCACGATCACCCCCCTCCTCGACGACCGCCTCTCCCGCCTCCCCCGCACCTCCCTCACCACCGACGCCATCGCCGACGCCACCGTCCGCAACAAGGAGGGCGGCTTCTACACCGCCGCCGCGGACCCGACGGTCGCGGCACACGCGGTGACGGGCGCGCTCCCGCGCCGCGAGGTCCGGGCCCTGGCCGCCCTCACGGACGGCGCGACCCGCTGGGTGGAGAAGTTCGCCGCGGGCAACTGGGCAGACTGCTTCGACCTCGTACGCAAGGAGGGCGCCGGGGAGCTGGTGGCGCGGGTACGCGCACTGGAACTGGCGGACACGGAGCGGGTACACCTCCGAGGCAGCAAGACGCACGACGACGCGACGGTGGTGTACGCGGAGCTGTAAAACGCCCTTGATGAAGCGCCCCCGAAGGGGCGCGGGGAACTGCGCGACCAGCCACAACGAACCCGCAGACGAAGACGCGCACCGCGGAGCGCTAACTCTCCATCTGCCGGTTCAGCTGATGCAGCAGCCGCGCCAGCTCGGCGACCTCCCCGCGATCCCAGTGCGCGAGCTGGTTGACGTACCGCGCCCGGCGGGCCTCCCGGACCTTGCCCACCCGTCCGCGCCCTTCCTCCGTCAGATGGATGAGCCAGGCCCGCCCATCCGCCGGGTCGGGCTCACGGACGACAAGACCGAGATCCTCCAGCGCACGCAACTGACGCGACATCGTCGCCTTCCCGACACCGATGTACGCGGCGAGTTCCGTGGCGCGCTGGCCGCCGAGTTCATCGAGCCGGACGAGCAGACCGTACGCGGCGGACTCCAGGTCGGGGTGGACCTCGCGGGCCATCTCGCCCTGATTGGCCCGGGCCCGGCGCAGCAGCACCGTCAACTCGCGCTCCAGGGACAGGAATTCCCGGTCCACACCACTCGGCGACGTGTCGGATTCGACTCGACGTCCGCCGCCGTTTCCGTCTTCGTGCACGTCAGCCCCTACCTTGAATTTCCGGGTCCTGAAAGTTTCCGCCAAATGCAGTCATAGCCGCAGCTCCCTCAGTATTTCGCAGGCGTAGACCAACGGCAGCCCCCGGACCCCCTTCCCACCCGGTCTTCGACGTGCGTAGCTTCCCTTGTCAGGAACTTGATGACATGCCCACGCCAGACGCATCGGAAGCGGCGCCGGCGGCCGCGTTCCCTCCAACGCCTGCTCCACCGCGCACAACCGAGCCCTCGGAGGCACGCTATGACCGTGCACAGACTTGGATCGGTACACCCCAGCCTCTCCCTCGCCGGCACCCTGCTCGCCGCCCTGTCCCTCCTGTTCGCCCTCGCCGCCCCGGCCACCGCCGACGAGGAGCCGGACGCCGACAAGCCGGCCCGCGGCTCCGCCTACATGGGCATGGGCGTCGTCGCCCATGACGGGCAGCACGGCCTGCCCGCCGACACCCGCGCCGGCCAGACGGAGGGCGTGGACGTCTCCAGCCATCAGGGCAACGTCGCCTGGTCCACCCTCTGGAGCAGCGGCGTCCGGTGGGCCTACACGAAGGCGAGCGAGGGGACGTACTACACGAACCCCTACTTCGCCCAGCAGTACGCCGGCTCCTACAACGTCGGCATGGTCCGCGGCGCCTACCACTTCGCCACCCCCGACACCACCAGCGGTGCCGCCCAGGCGAACTACTTCGTCGACCACGGCGGCGGCTGGACCCGCGACGGCAAGACCCTGCCCGGCGCGCTCGACATCGAGTGGAATCCGTACGGCGCGGCCTGCTACGGCAAGACGCAGAGCGGCATGGTCAGCTGGATCCGTGACTTCCTGAACCAGTACAAGGCCCGCACCGGCCGCGACGCCGTCATCTACACGGCCACCAGCTGGTGGACCCAGTGCACCGGCAACTACGCCGGCTTCGCCTCCGCCAACCCGCTGTGGGTCGCCCGGTACGCGTCGACCGTGGGGACGCTGCCCGCGGGATGGTCGTACTACACGATGTGGCAGTACACGTCCTCCGGGCCGACGGTCGGGGACCACAACAAGTTCAACGGTTCGCTGGACCGGGTTGTGGCGCTGGCCAACGGCTAGTACCACGCCGCCCCGGCTGGGGGTCCGGGGGTTATCCCCCGGGAAATGCAGTAACGGTTCGCTGGACCGGGTTGTGGCGCTGGCCAACGGCTAGTACCACGCCGCCCCGGCTGGGGGTCCGGGGTTATCCCCCGGGAAATGCAGTAACGGTTCGCTGGACCGGGTTGTGGCGCTGGCCAACGGCTAGTACCACGCCGCCCCGGCTGGGGGTCCGGGGTTATCCCCCGGGAAATGCAGTAACGGTTCGCTGGACCGGGTGGTCGCGCTCGCCAACGGCTGACGCCGACGTCCCCGCCGTACGGCGAAGGCCCGGGCCTCCCTCACAGGGACCCGGGCCTTGCCTGTCCGGTCGCGCCCGTCACGCCGCGACCGGAACCTCCGGGGCCGCGTCGCTCGTGGCCGACGACAGGGCCAGTTCCAGGACCTGGCGGACGTCGGTGACGGTGTGGACGTCGAGCTTGTCCAGCACCTCGGCGGGGACGTCGTCCAGGTCGGGCTCGTTGCGCTTGGGGATGACGACGGTGGTGACGCCCGCCCGGTGGGCCGCGAGGAGCTTCTGCTTCACGCCGCCGATCGGGAGGACCCGGCCGGTCAGCGAGACCTCGCCGGTCATCGCCACGTCCGTGCGGACCAGACGGCCGGAGAGCAGCGACGCGAGGGCGGTCGTCATCGTGACGCCCGCGCTCGGGCCGTCCTTCGGCACCGCGCCCGCCGGGAAGTGGATGTGCACGCCCCGGTCCTTCAGGTCGGCGACCGGCAGCTCCAGTTCGGCGCCGTGCGAGCGGAGGAAGGACAGGGCGATCTGCGCGCTCTCCTTCATCACGTCACCCAGTTGGCCGGTCAGCGTCAGGCCCGCCGCGCCCGTCTCCGGGTCGGCCAGCGACGCCTCGACGAACAGGACGTCACCGCCCGCGCCGGTCACCGCGAGACCGGTGGCGACACCGGGGACCGCCGTACGGCGCTCCGCCGGG contains:
- a CDS encoding GTP-binding protein; its protein translation is MDSVVSDAARGVSPYVEPEHEPESDENLQSWQTQLARAPVATKIVVAGGFGVGKTTLVTAVSEITPLQTEALMTQASEDTDDLTGTPDKLTTTVAMDYGRLTLDDDLVLYLFGTPGQQRFWFMWDDLVRGAIGAVVMADTRRLKDCFPALDYFESCGMPYVVAVNHFDGSERFEPEDVREALTVPAHIPVMIMDARRRISVIETLLALVGHALDATPE
- a CDS encoding DUF742 domain-containing protein, which gives rise to MSSSGPKRLPVRGADRKPARVRPYSLTGGRTRFGHVLLVETFVASTAAIEAPEERRELTNGSLTTRVMPEMRAIVELCRRMRTVAEIAALLKMPLGVVRVLISDLADQGKIRVYGTGTGHGTGRPDRALLERVLSGLRRL
- a CDS encoding roadblock/LC7 domain-containing protein; amino-acid sequence: MTAPSTFGTFGLSSEARNLHWLLTNLVEEVPGIQSVAVVSSDGLLLLSSDPGRNAAAREAIAARPTGPRGSSADLATVVSGIGSLTIGTAKLMEFGAVKHTMVAMDEGSLFVMSISDGSLLGVHGSADCDMSVVAYHMALFVGRAGHVLTPELRSELRQSLEAESTGSTR
- a CDS encoding sensor histidine kinase, translated to MLKTRPRRTGKQTASPGGTEHTSDTLAGQGRPTHVRNRLIVAVAVVAAAVAGAGAPSIVAASGQLSDSQSLVTLSEQTEDALTLAHSLADERDEVTSYVAAGRPKSKAPSEQRSVRVDRQVEELRADPDAPASLRSDLDGIAAVRRAALTGKSGALDTHDAYSATIAELHRLAERLAEEMPPRAGSGAYALAELDSAVQQAAATRGLLLAALNIPRTTETVIDPITGLASTVTQSSDADTKQRDALTGAAQEARLRSDAALAEFRDTAPKPARTSYDRTVTGPEVDSGEQYLASLTDRPALSDGELGTSADKVNAALSARIDAMRGAESALFDRRTKDLAQLRDDDVTELEIRIAVLGALILLTIGIATAMARTLTRPLSVLKRGSARLADAENPAAEEPVTFTGRNDEFAQVVRSVNALHAQAAALHERVATLEADRKHLVGQRQKMADAREQLRAELAESTAQLDRLRDSIGTTFVNLALRTLGLVERQLGVIEGLEEREQDPDRLATLFKLDHFATVMRRHSENLLVLAGTEHVQHSAGPVPLIDVVRAAVSEIERYERVRIAALPPHAHIAGFAADDLSHLLAELLENATSSSPPELPVEISGWLLESGEVMLSVQDEGIGMTADRLTALNARLADFDPQAPYDQQGEEGLGLGLYVVARLAHRHGVRVQLRDQKQGGITSVAVLPKALLATAPSVEVPSTSPGADAEANSNVLHGRSETGDDPLVALAEKAVRETADADKAVPDLASPREHPAETTIELLLPALAPTEPTAEPAAELTEPAPAPTEPAAADGEDAPQGPPAPDDESSTGGAGGNEPAEGEAEAEHHRTPDEPVTDKGLPKRTPKISAPTSVPRPRSSSVDAEALRRRLGGFRRGAEAGYRDVEAEIAEQTGRHEIPTARATHDAQAEEATGGTVEEASS
- a CDS encoding protein phosphatase 2C domain-containing protein, with amino-acid sequence MRTEVVSEPGDPTHPNEDFASLALPASGQGGTVVVLDGVTPPKDGTGCLHSVPWYCARLGGALTELTVSLPDVPLAEALASAIARTAESHAQTCDLSHPRTPQATVVLARWSPETVEYLVLSDSALLLESPDATITPLLDDRLSRLPRTSLTTDAIADATVRNKEGGFYTAAADPTVAAHAVTGALPRREVRALAALTDGATRWVEKFAAGNWADCFDLVRKEGAGELVARVRALELADTERVHLRGSKTHDDATVVYAEL
- a CDS encoding MarR family winged helix-turn-helix transcriptional regulator; the protein is MHEDGNGGGRRVESDTSPSGVDREFLSLERELTVLLRRARANQGEMAREVHPDLESAAYGLLVRLDELGGQRATELAAYIGVGKATMSRQLRALEDLGLVVREPDPADGRAWLIHLTEEGRGRVGKVREARRARYVNQLAHWDRGEVAELARLLHQLNRQMES
- a CDS encoding lysozyme, whose amino-acid sequence is MTVHRLGSVHPSLSLAGTLLAALSLLFALAAPATADEEPDADKPARGSAYMGMGVVAHDGQHGLPADTRAGQTEGVDVSSHQGNVAWSTLWSSGVRWAYTKASEGTYYTNPYFAQQYAGSYNVGMVRGAYHFATPDTTSGAAQANYFVDHGGGWTRDGKTLPGALDIEWNPYGAACYGKTQSGMVSWIRDFLNQYKARTGRDAVIYTATSWWTQCTGNYAGFASANPLWVARYASTVGTLPAGWSYYTMWQYTSSGPTVGDHNKFNGSLDRVVALANG